Genomic DNA from Clostridium sp. BJN0013:
TCTTCTCACTATTAGTCGCCTCTAAAAGCTTATTATAATCTATAGAATTGGTCTCTGTGACTTCAGGTAAACTTACTTTTACATTTTTATTCATATTATAGCTTTCAATTGTAAAATTAAATCCTAATCCTAAAGTATTCTTTATATTGTCTGGTGTGATTTTTTCATTATTTTTACTTGCATTATTTATAACTGACACTAGTTTAGCAGTATCAATATTTAAATCTATAGTACCATTTTCTGCTATAATATATCCATCGCATATATTATAAGTTATATCTATCCCTTTATCTCCAATTATATTTACATATTTTACAGCATCTATAAAAGTTTTTATATTATCTGCAGTTGTTTCCGGATGTAAGTACATAAGAGAAAAAGTCTCCTCCAACTGTTTTTTTTGCATATCCTTATCCCCATCTTTGGAAAGATCTATAAATGTAATTAATAGTTGTTTTACAAAACTTATAAAATCTTTATCCTGTATGAAATTTTGTGCTGTATAGTCCAATATCGATTTAAAAGTAACATCTGTAAGTTTTAAATTATAAGTTTCAGCATACTTGGCCTCCCCTTGAGTATCCATTCTCATTAAACCCTTATAAGTTATAAAATCAAATCCTGAATTCCATCCTTCTGAATATCTTTTTAAAAAGCTTTCAAACTGAGGTTGAAAATTGTTTTCAAAATCCACCATGTCTTTAAAATCCAAACTGCTGTTATCTGTATTTTTTATTATTGCTAAAGGATCCATAATTATATATTGTTTTTCTTGAAATTCCTTTGGAAGGTAAGGTCGCAATACATCCGGTATTTTCACAACTTCCTTAATCCCTGTATTATTTTCATTGATATCTACGGCTAACCAGCCCGTAGTCTGTATATCCATACCCGCAACTTGTATTGTAACATCTTTTTCAATGTTACTGAGAATTTTCTCCTTGCTACTATTAATCTTAGTGCTTAAACCTATTTTAGGATTATTTATAATTGAAATGGTATATTTACCCTCTTCCTGATTTTCTTCAGGTAGTCCACCTCCTAACTCGGTATAAGCTGAAAGGTCACTATCCCTTCCTATGGAATTTATTTCTTGTTCATTTGTAGAAGTATTCACTATACCATTATCTATAATTTGATTTTTAGATATAGGCAATATGCTTTCCAGAGTAGAGTCACTTATAACCCCTTGTCCACCTAAAATATTTATTTTGCTTATTAAATTCAGTTTATTTCTCAGATAATCTTGAATTCTACTATCATATTTATCCTTTATCAATATTATAGGAGATGAGGTCAAAGCTGCCATTGCAGAACCTGACAACCCATCTGCTAAATCATCTTCATTCGCCAGATAAACTGTATCATAATTTACATCGTCTTGAAACTTTTCAAGTATATTTATACTCCTCTCGTATTCATCTTTTCCTAGAATTCTATCTACATTATTAAATTTACTCATGATATCATAACTTGTTAAGCTACTGTCTCCAACTAAATAAGCCTTGGATACGTATTTGCTAATATTTTCAATACTTTTTTCATAAGCATCGTCAATAATTTTAGGTACTAATATTAAAGGCATTCCCTTGGAGGCCGCAATGGAACAAATCGTAATAGAATCCGAATAATTTTCCTCATTTACCATTACTATTCCATTTTCCATACCTACCATTTCAGCTATTTTAAAGGAAGTATCATATTTATCTTTTCCATCTATTCTTGTAATTTGAATTCCTTTATCTATAAATTCACGTTCTATGTCAGATGATATAAAATTTTCTCCTCCTATTAAGAATATCTTTTTTACCTTCAATCTATAAAGTTCTCTATTTAAATTAATCCATTGCATGGGATTATCCAATTTATCTTTTGAGGTTAGTAAAATAGGTGCATTATATTTTTTAGCAAGAGGTGCTGCACATAGTGCATCTTGAAAATCTTGTCCACTAACTATCACTGCATAATCTGAACTTTCTTTCCATCCATTCTGGCAGATTAAAACAGAAGTATCATATCTGGTAAAACCACCTATACGTTCTGGTGTAATTGCAGCTTCAGCCTGGTTTAAAACTCCAAAGTTTAAACATAAAATAGCTAAAAGCAAACACCCAACCTTCTTTATATTCACTGAGTATCCCCCTTTATTGTTTTAATAGAGCTTATAGTGTCTCTAAACAATATCTTTTTCCATTATTTCTTTTAAAACCCTTAGTCCTTTTGAAATTATATCTATTTCTTCATCACTGGCAGATTTCAATATCTGTACACAATAGGATAATCCTTTATTATTTAAATCATCCAGTAATCTACGTCCTTCTTCTGTTAAATATATTAATATTTTTCTCCTATCATTTCCATCTCTTTTTCTATGTACAAAACCCTTTTGGGATAGTTTATCTATAATTACAGAGGCTGTACTATTAGGTAATCCTGACTTTTCAGTTATTTCCTTTAAAGTCTTCGGTACATCCTTTTCAACCTCATTTAATATAATAAGAGATGATATTCCTAAATTTGAAATATTTTCCTTGTTTATACAAAATAATTTCTTTTTCATAAGTTTTACTATAACTGTAAAATCCGTTATAATTTTATACTCTTTCTCTCTACCCATAAGCAGTTCCTTTCAAAGCAAAATTATATATGAAATATTAAAATCTTATTAATTAAAATTTAATAATCAATAGTTAAGTTCTTTCTATAGTACAATAATTATACCATTATTGGCTATTTTCTTCCACATATTTAACAATAAAATTTAAAATTTTGTTTACAATTATTTACTTATAATAAACAACAAGTCCAGAAATCTTCTACTTGACTTGTTGTTCATTTAAATACAAATTACTAAATAATTATGCTGTCTACTATTTCTATACCATTCATTTGCATATTGTATAGGGATATAATCTTCATTAAATCTCCGTCATGACTCTCTAAATCATAGGTCTCCACAGAGTCTGCAGGTACTATTATTCTTCTATCCATATTCTTCTGATTAAAATAAGTCTTTAGTGTAACTGCAAAATTTATTACACAAATATCCACTTCACAGCCTACTACTATATAATTTTCAATAGTATTTTCATTTTCACTCAACCAATTTTTAAATAGAGGTGCGTGAAAACCATTAGTGCTATTTTTAGGTATCATAACTATATTATTATGATCTATCAAATTTTCCTTTAGCTCTGGTATAAGTTCACATTCTTTAGTTCCCCTTTTGCAGTGAATTCCATGAGTTTTATATTCTATGGAATCCTCTTCATGTTCATCTAAAAAAAATATCTTTTTATACCCCAAGGTACTATTATTTAAATCTGCTATATTTTTTATTATACCTTTAATTCTAGGTGAAGCTAAAACTCCTTCATGTACAAAGCCATTAACCATGTCTACCACCACTAATGCAGTATTTTCTTTTTTTAAATCTCCTAAATTTAAATTTCCTCCTTTAACTTCCTTTTCCATTTCTAATATTTTTTTAACATCTAACATATTTTCTTTTTTCCTCCATTCAATCTTTCATAATCTATTTTTATTATATATCAGTTCATAATCACTTTTTCCCAGGCATTTATATATTCCTTTATACTGTTTGTAACCATTTCACTTTTACTACATGCTGAAGTATTAGGTATAAATAACATTATAAGTATTAGCCATAAAAATATTTTTAGTATCTTCAACTGCTGTATTTTGTTCATTAGCCATACTAATTGCATCTTATATTGATTCCACAGCAGCTTTTGGAAATT
This window encodes:
- a CDS encoding isochorismatase family cysteine hydrolase translates to MLDVKKILEMEKEVKGGNLNLGDLKKENTALVVVDMVNGFVHEGVLASPRIKGIIKNIADLNNSTLGYKKIFFLDEHEEDSIEYKTHGIHCKRGTKECELIPELKENLIDHNNIVMIPKNSTNGFHAPLFKNWLSENENTIENYIVVGCEVDICVINFAVTLKTYFNQKNMDRRIIVPADSVETYDLESHDGDLMKIISLYNMQMNGIEIVDSIII
- a CDS encoding cell wall-binding repeat-containing protein, whose product is MNIKKVGCLLLAILCLNFGVLNQAEAAITPERIGGFTRYDTSVLICQNGWKESSDYAVIVSGQDFQDALCAAPLAKKYNAPILLTSKDKLDNPMQWINLNRELYRLKVKKIFLIGGENFISSDIEREFIDKGIQITRIDGKDKYDTSFKIAEMVGMENGIVMVNEENYSDSITICSIAASKGMPLILVPKIIDDAYEKSIENISKYVSKAYLVGDSSLTSYDIMSKFNNVDRILGKDEYERSINILEKFQDDVNYDTVYLANEDDLADGLSGSAMAALTSSPIILIKDKYDSRIQDYLRNKLNLISKINILGGQGVISDSTLESILPISKNQIIDNGIVNTSTNEQEINSIGRDSDLSAYTELGGGLPEENQEEGKYTISIINNPKIGLSTKINSSKEKILSNIEKDVTIQVAGMDIQTTGWLAVDINENNTGIKEVVKIPDVLRPYLPKEFQEKQYIIMDPLAIIKNTDNSSLDFKDMVDFENNFQPQFESFLKRYSEGWNSGFDFITYKGLMRMDTQGEAKYAETYNLKLTDVTFKSILDYTAQNFIQDKDFISFVKQLLITFIDLSKDGDKDMQKKQLEETFSLMYLHPETTADNIKTFIDAVKYVNIIGDKGIDITYNICDGYIIAENGTIDLNIDTAKLVSVINNASKNNEKITPDNIKNTLGLGFNFTIESYNMNKNVKVSLPEVTETNSIDYNKLLEATNSEKK
- a CDS encoding MarR family winged helix-turn-helix transcriptional regulator, whose translation is MGREKEYKIITDFTVIVKLMKKKLFCINKENISNLGISSLIILNEVEKDVPKTLKEITEKSGLPNSTASVIIDKLSQKGFVHRKRDGNDRRKILIYLTEEGRRLLDDLNNKGLSYCVQILKSASDEEIDIISKGLRVLKEIMEKDIV